The genomic window AAGCCTAAGAAAATGGGTTTAAAAGAAGAAACAATATTACTATTACCATATTTTGTAGCTTTTTTACTTGTAGTTTTTTTAGTAGCTTTTTTGCAAAAAGATTTGGGACAAGTTGTATTATTAGGTTTAATTTTAGTTATTTTATTGATTTTTGCAAATAGAAGTTTTAAAATCTTTTTAGCTTTAGGCTTTTTAATTGTAATAGGATTTGTATCTCTAATTTTAGCTGCTCCACACAGGGTACAAAGAATATATTCTTGGTGGGCATTAAATCAAGATAAAATATTGTCAATACTTCCAAAATGGGCTGATGACCATCTTAGAATAGAAGAGTTACCTGAGCCTTATCAAGTTTCTCACTCATTAAATGCTATTCACAATGGTGGTTTTTTTGGTACAGGTTTAGGGCAAGGTAATTTAAAATTGGGATTTTTATCAGAAGTTCACACTGACTTTATTTTAGCTGGAATCACAGAAGAAGCTGGTTTTCTAGGTTTATTTATTGTAAGTGCTATTATGTATGTGATTGTTTGGAGAATATTTAGAATAAGTAAAAGAGTAGAAAATCCTATTTATCATCTATTTACTTTAGGCTTAGGATTAATGATTATTATTGCTTTTTTAATTAATTCATATGGAATATCAGGAATGATTCCTATAAAAGGAATTGCTGTGCCTTTTTTGAGTTATGGTGGTTCGTCTATGCTTAGTCTTGGAATATCCATAGGCTTAATTTTATCAATAAGCAAATTAGCAAAAGAAGAGAGAAAATAAGTATGAGTGGAAAAACTGTAATCACTGGTGGAGGGACTGGTGGTCATTTAAAAGTTGCAAAAGCATTTATTGATGAATTAGCTATTAATAGAAAAAATAAGCCTATTTTTATAGGATCTTTAAATGGACAAGATAAAAAATGGTTTAGTGATTATAAGAATGTAGAGATGGCATATTTCTTAAATACTAGAGGTGTAGTTAATAAAGGCTTATTTGGAAAAGTTAAAGCCCTAGGACAAATTCTATTTCAAACATTTAAGTGTTGTGTTTATTTTATAAAAAATGATG from Arcobacter sp. F2176 includes these protein-coding regions:
- a CDS encoding FtsW/RodA/SpoVE family cell cycle protein is translated as MNFIQKMFKSNQNFSQPDYLLFILSSLLVIVSIIFSYSLSVYTVVFYEYSQYHFFERQLLVGILSIFLMWGISFFNPDFIIGKVGMFLFILFLILMIAMPFLPASLVTSSGGANRWIRLPGLSLSPVEFFKIGFIYFLAWSFHRRVMDKPKKMGLKEETILLLPYFVAFLLVVFLVAFLQKDLGQVVLLGLILVILLIFANRSFKIFLALGFLIVIGFVSLILAAPHRVQRIYSWWALNQDKILSILPKWADDHLRIEELPEPYQVSHSLNAIHNGGFFGTGLGQGNLKLGFLSEVHTDFILAGITEEAGFLGLFIVSAIMYVIVWRIFRISKRVENPIYHLFTLGLGLMIIIAFLINSYGISGMIPIKGIAVPFLSYGGSSMLSLGISIGLILSISKLAKEERK